TGTTCGGACAAAGCGACGACTACTTGGGATACAAAGGTGTGTTTGAAGTGGCAACGCGGGTCAGCCGTATTTTGAAAAATGCGTCATTTAACAAAAACCTGGGCAAAAATACGAGACTGCCTTACCGGGATAGCTGGTACGAGCAGGACCCGTTCACGTATATTGACGATTCGGCCAGTGTAGCTGCCCGCATTGGATAGCTTGCGATTAATTGAACAATTAAATGGGAGGGGAAATGGAGATGTCTGAAACTGAAGCGAAAATTAAAGTAAGCGGGGTAACCCGCAAGTATTCGATCCGGCGGAATACGGAAGAGGAGAAGAAAGAATTTACCGCTTTGCAGGATGTGGATCTGAATGTAAGACCCGGTGAGTTCCTGACCATAGTAGGACCGAGCGGCTGCGGGAAATCGACATTGCTGGATCTTTTGGCCGGGCTTGCCGTGCCAACAGAAGGCGAGTTGTTCATTGATGGTAAGAAAATCACGGGTCCTGCGCTGGATAGAGGGATCGTCATGCAAGGATATGCTTTGTTTCCCTGGCGAACGGTTCGCCGCAATGTGGAATTTGGTCTGGAAATCAAAAAGGTTCCTAAAAAAGATCGAAAAGCCATCAGCGACCGGTATCTGGAGCTTGTCGGATTAAGCGGCTACGGCGACCGTTATCCTTATGAACTGTCAGGCGGGATGAAGCAGCGGGTGGCCATTGCCCGGGCATTAGCGTATGACCCTGAGGTTCTGCTCATGGACGAACCGTTTGCGGCGGTGGATGCCCAGACCCGGGAGACTCTTCAGGATGAGCTGCTGCAAATCTGGGAGCGGACCGGAAAGACGATTGTGTTTGTTACCCACAGCATTGATGAAGCCGTCGCTCTTGCCGATCGGGTCGTTGTCATGTCGCCCAATCCGGGCAGAGTCCGCGAAATTGTTCCTGTTTCCCTGCCCCGTCCCAGACGTGTAGGGGATGTGCAATCCACGGCCGACTTCAGTTGGATCCGTCACAGGGTATGGGAACTTTTGCAAGGCGAGACAGCCACGGTCAAACCGGCACCCCAGCAGGCTCCGGTTCAAGCGCCGCTTGAGCTGGCCGAGCAGCTATCCTCATCGGCAGCGTTATAATCTTCCCCGGGGATAATGGTATGGCGGTGTCTCCATTCAAATCTTAAAAATGTGTATAACAGAGAAGGAGTGCAGATTAATGGCTAAAAAAATAAAACAAATTGCAATCTACGGCAAGGGGGGAATAGGGAAGTCAACAACAACCTCTAACATTAGCGCGGCTCTGTCCGTGGCGGGCTACAAGGTGATGCAGTTCGGCTGCGATCCGAAGAGCGATTCGACCAATACGCTGCGCGGCGGCGAGTATATTCCCACTGTGCTGGATACGTTGAGGGATAAACAGATTGTAAGAGCGCATGATGTTATATTTGAAGGCTTTAACGGCATTTATTGTGTCGAAGCGGGAGGACCGGCTCCCGGAGTCGGCTGCGCTGGACGGGGAATTATTACATCCGTATCTTTGCTGAAGCAGCAGAAGGTATTTGAAGAATTAGATCTGGATTATGTCATTTACGACGTTCTCGGCGATGTAGTTTGCGGTGGGTTCGCCGTTCCTGTTCGGGAAGGCATTGCAGAACATGTATTTACAGTTACCTCTGCCGATTTCATGGCAATTTATGCGGCCAACAACCTGTTTAAAGGTATTCATAAATATTCTACCGAAGGCGGCGCACTTTTGGGCGGGGTCATAGCCAATTCCATTAACGCTCCTTATGCCAAAGACATCGTGGATGATTTCGTTGCCCGCACCCATACCCAGGTGATGGAATATGTTCCGCGCTCGGTTTCGGTGACCCAAGCTGAACTGCAGGGCAAGACAACCATCGAAGCGGATCCCGATTCCAATCAGGCAAAGGTGTATAAATCACTCGCCCAAAAAATTATTAACCATACCGAGTCCAAGGTGCCGGCCCCTATGGAGACCAGCGAGTTAAGACAGTGGGCGGCCGAGTGGGGGAAACAACTGGTGGCGCTGGAATCCGGCCTGATCGCCCCGGCCGCAGCAGGCAATCTATAATTCCGTATGCATAGCGGGGCTCCATATCAGGAGAATTTTCCATTGTCGGCGTCTGAAGCGGTCTTTAACAAGAAGGAGCATCGGATGGCAAGAGCGCATGTTGTGAACAGCATTACGGATCTGATCGGGAATACACCGGTGGTGAGATTGCAGCGAATGGCCAGAAAAAATGTTGCGGAGGTTCTCGTTAAACTGGAATCTTTCAATCCTTCCGGAAGTGTTAAGGATCGGGCGGCTTACAACATGATTCTGAGAGCGGAACAAACGGGAAAACTTCGGCCGGGGAGCACGATTATCGAACCGACAAGCGGCAATACGGGAATTGGAATCGCAATGAACGCCGCTGCCAGGGGATACTCGGCGATTATTGTCATGACGGACAATATGACGAACGAACGAGTCAGTATATTGAAAGCCTACGGTGCGAAGGTGGTGCTTACGCCGGTTGCCGAAGGTATGAAGGGGGCCATTGCCCGGGCCATCAGGCTGAATGAAGAAATTCCCGGAAGTCTCATGCTTCATCAATTCGAGAACAGCGCTAACCCCGACAGCCACCGGACGACAACGGCGCTGGAAATCGCGGAGCAGACAGAAGGCAGGCTAGACGCCTTCGTAGCGTGCGCCGGTACCGGGGGAACGATTACAGGAGTCGGAGAAACGCTGAGACGTTTGATTCCCGGAATTTCTATTTACGTAGTCGAGCCAAAGGGCTCTCCTGTACTCTCTGGCGGGAAGGCAGGGCCTAACAAGCTTGTCGGAACTGGTCCAGGCTTTATTCCTACCGTGCTGAATACCAGTGTATACGACGAGATTGTTCAGGTATCGGATGATGACGCGCTCGTGGCCATGAGGGATCTTGCCCGCAGGGAAGGTCTGCTTGTAGGCCCTTCATCCGGTGCGGCGGTGTGGGCCGGATTGCAGGTTGCGGACAGGCTCGGCCCCGGCAAGAGGGTGTTGTGCATGGCGCCCGACACAGGCGAGCGGTATTTGAGCATGGATGTTTTTTGACCGTATATGGTTCAAACTTGATTTGCTATGTCTATAATTGCGCCTTAAAACTGACTAATAAGATAAGATTACTGAGTAAAGAGTGCAGTTATTTCCTGCAGCCCACTTTTCCAAAAGAGGTCAAGCAGCCGATCTCCATCCGGCGAGCTTGACCTTTTTAATAAATACAAAATGAAAGGAAGTGAAAGTAAATGCCCGAGATCGACAATGAAATCCTGCTCCGGACGTATCCGATTAACCGGATTCATCCAAAACCCAAAGGCAAAAAAGTGCCTGTCCTCCCCATACTGAAGGCCGCTGTCGAGAAATCCGCCGTTATGCTGTTCATTCTCTCGGCTTGGGAGGCGCTGCCGCGTCTCGGACTTGTCGATCCGTTCCTGCTGCCGCCGTTCAGCGACGCCGTCGTAAGTCTGCTGCGCCTGTTTCAGTCGGGCGAGATGTTCCGGCATATCGCCAAAAGCCTGGAACGTTCGGGGCTGGGATTCCTGGCAGCAGTGGCCTTCTCTATCCCCGTCGGCACCTTCATGGGCTGGAACAAACGGATCGATCGCATCGCCGATCCGCTGCTGCAGGTATGCCGTAACACTTCGACGCTTGCCCTGTATCCGGTATTCATTCTGTTTTTCGGATTGGGCGAGACATCGAAGATTGCCATCATTCTGTGGGGAACCGTATGGCCGATTCTGCTGAACACCATATCGGGGGTGAGGGAGGCGGACCCGCTGCTGATTAAATCGGCGAGATCCATGGGCATCTCCAGAATCGGGCTGTTTACCAAGGTTGTCTGGCCGATGGCGATGCCTTCCATTCTGACCGGACTCCGCCTCAGCGCCTCGACCGCGATTCTGATGCTGGTGGCCGCAGAAATGTTAGGCGCCGACCGGGGACTCGGGTTCATGATTTTCTATTATCAGGAAAGATACGCCATCCCCGAAATGTTCGGGGGCATTATCTTTATTGCTGTCCTGGGCGTCTTGATCAACTTTCTATTAGTCCGTTTGGAACGCCGGATGACCCGCTGGAAGGAGCGCATCGTCAAAGGCTAGAAATCAAGGCCTGCCAAAGCTCGTTGAAGCAGGATCTATTCTGTAACAGGAAAAGAGGAATAGGAAGACATGGGAAACAAGAGAATGAGGATCAAACCGGCGCGGCCGATCATGCTGAGGGCGCTGCTCCTGCTGGCTGCGGCATCCACACTGCTCGCAGGCTGCGGCAAAGACGCGGGTACCGCGGAAGCGGGAAGCTCGGTAAAAGGACCGGATATTATCCGGCTGCCGACCCCGACCAATTTGACCGGCATCTCCATTTATTATGTGGCCGAAGAGCTCGGCTACGTGAAGGAAGCCGGACTTCAGTTCGATTATGTCGGCGCCGTTGAGTCCGGACAGCTCGTGGCGTCAGTCGTTGCGGGCAAGATCGATGTGGGCGGCGCGCACATCAACCGCACCATCGCCGGCATCAGCGCGGGAGCCAAAATCAAGGCGGTTGTGGCTCAAACCGAGACGACCGAAGAAATCCCGCATATGAGCTTCGTAACGACCAAAGACAGCCCGATCAAGTCTGCGGCGGACATCGTCGGCAAGAAAGTGGGTATTCCCGCCTTTGGAGGCTGCAACGAGTATACGCCTTACGCTTATCTCCTAAAGAACGGAATTGCCGATCCCAAAGGCAAATTTGAAATTGTCACCGCCCCCGAAATCAAGCTGGAACAGGCGCTGCTGCAGGGCGAGGTCGACCTGATCGGTCTGCATGAGAATCCGTCCACCATTATCAAGCGCGGCAATCTAAAAGTCGTTTTCACGGATTATGATATCTGGAAGAGCATCGGCGGCGCCACCCCCCTCTATTTCTCCAATAAATTCATCAAGGAAAAGCCCGATGTGGTCAGACGCTTCGTCGATGTGATCAGCAAGACCAATGATTTTGTCAATGCGAATCCGGAGAAAGCGATTGAGATTACAGCGAAGAGAGGCGATATGGATCCGGCCAAAATCAGGGCAAACCATTACGCAGCCCATGGCGAAATCAACCCGGAATCCGTGGAGGTCTGGATCGATCTTCTGAGCCAATTCAACGAAATCAAGAAGGATGTCAAGCCCGAGGACATTTTCACCAACGAATTCAACGATACGTTGAAATGATCCCGCAGCGTTTGCCTTGATAAGCTGATGAGGTAAGGAGGGGGCAATTATGAGGAAAAAAGCCTGGGTAAGGTTGAGGTCCGCTCCCGAAAGATGGGCGGCGATCATCGCGGTATGCGTAGCCTGGGAGGCCGTTTCGCGGAGTGGTCTGGTCAAAGATTTCATCCTGCCTCCATTTACCAGGGTCATATATAAGTTGGTTCAACTGCTCGTCACCGGTCAGATGTGGCCCGACATCGGAGCCAGTATGCAACGGGCCGCCTCCGGCTTCGCAATCTCGGTTCTGATCGCCATCCCGTTAGGATTCCTGATGGCCTGGTCGACAAGAATCGAGCGGGTGCTGGACCCTGTCATGCAGTTCATGCGCAATACGCCAACCTTGGCGCTATATCCCTTTTTTATTCTGGTTTTCGGGCTGGGCGAGCTGTCGAAGGTGGCGATTATTTTCTGGGGTGCAGTATGGCCTGTTCTTATGAATACGGTGGAGGGGGTCAACCGGACAGACACTCTGTTGGTCAAATCCGGCCGGTCCATGGGCGCTTCGCCGCTGACGTTGTTCTTCCGGATCATCCTGCCGTCGGCCCTGCCTTCAATTTTTACCGGTATCCGTCTCAGTGCTTCGCGCTCGATTATCATACTGGTCGCGGCCGAAATGCTCGGGGCTGACAAGGGACTCGGATTCCTGATCTTCTCCTCCGAACAGAACTACAAGGTGGAACAGATGTATGCCGGCATAATTGTCCTGATCCTTCTGGGCATGCTGGTCAACTTTCTGCTGGTCCGTTGGGAGAAACATATAACGCGCTGGAAACAAGACATCACCGGGTCGTGAAAACATACCTCCGGTTAGGCGCATCCGTAAAACGCGGTGGTAGGCTGTATTCCAATTCCAAAATACGAGGTGTTACTCATGTTGATTCAAGAAGTGGTAGATGTAAGACTGCTGGATAAGATAACCGGCGGCAGCGTAATTGGCATCGACATCGGGTCGAGAACCGGCAAAGCGGTGCTGCTGTCCAGGGGACAGGTATATACGAGCTCGGTCTATACCGGCATCAATATGCAGGAAACGGCCGATGAGCTGCTTGAGGATTTGCTGGATCAATCGGCCCTCAAACGTTCGGACATCGATTATATCGTCGGCACCGGATATGGACGCATTGCCCTTCAGTATAGCGATATTTCATCCCAGATTGTAACGGAAATTTCCTGCCATGCCATGGGCGCCCACTATTTGAACGCCGACGTCCGAACCATTGTGGATATCGGGGGCCAGGACTCCAAAGCGATTAGGGTGGACCCTTTGACCGGCGGTGTTGTCGAGTTCGTCATGAACGACAAATGCGCTGCCGGCACCGGCCGATTTCTCGAGAAGGTCGCCGAAATCCTGGAGCTGACCATCGATGAACTTGGTCAAGAGGCTGTGAAGTCAGGTTCGCCTTCCGAAATCAGCAGCCAATGCGTCGTGTTCGCCGAGTCGGAGGTCATTTCGCTCCGGGCCAAAGGCGAGACGCGGCAGGATATCGCCGCCGGCATTCACTTTGCTTCGGCCAAGCGGGTCCGCAATTTGCTCAAACGGGTCGGCATCGAGCCGGGCCTGATATTCTCCGGCGGCGTTTCCAACAATATCGGGATGAGGAAGGCGCTTGAGGATCTGTCCGGGCATCCCTTGATCGAGGCCAAAATCGACACGATCTTCGCCGGTGCTCTTGGAGCGGCCATTCATGCCCTGAATTATTCAAAGGCGGCCATCACCTCGACTCAAGAAGCGGAGGACGTGTTCCGATTGGATCTTACAGGATTGGAGAACCGTATCGCCGAGCGTCAGGATCAGCTTATCGTAAATGCAGAAGATCGCAAAAAAGTCGGCTACCTATGCTCATATACGCCGCTCGAAATGATCAGCGCCGCCGGCGTTTCCCATATTCGGTTGTTCAAGGCTGGCGATACCCATACGGTGGCAAGCGGCGAACAGATCACGCAGAGCGTATTCTGCGATTTCACCAAGAGTATTCTCGGCGCCTTCAAAGAGAAAGACCCGCTCTATACTTCTCTGGATAAAATCTATACCTTCTATACCTGCGACTGCATCAAGACCGTAGGAGAGGCAATCGGTGAGTTCTTTACGCCAGCCGACATTTATACGCTTCCTCGGATTAAGGACAAGCCGTCATCTCGCGATTTCTACAGCTCCCAAATCCTGAGCTTCAAGGCCGATCTTGAGCAGCTGTCCGGCAATATCATAACCGACGGTGAGCTGCGTTTGCAGATTCGGCAGTACAACGAGGTGCGCAAGCTGCTGACCCAAATCTCCGAGCTGCGCAAGCGTCCCAATCCGCCGCTTTCAGGCAAAGATTACCTGGACTTGGTCAAAGCCTTCTATTATTTGCCCGCCGAAGAGCTTCTTCCGCTGTACCAGGGCATCTATGACAAGCTGGCCGCGGTGCCTGTCCGTGAAGACCGCACGATCCGTCTGTTCATGGCCGGGGGCATTATCGCGGATGGCGACCGTAAGCTGCTTGAGCTGATCGAGGACGAGCTCGGAGCCAGAATTGTCGCCGAGGATCATTGCACCGGGCTGAAAATAGCCTCAGGCTATATCGATGAG
This region of Paenibacillus sp. URB8-2 genomic DNA includes:
- a CDS encoding ABC transporter ATP-binding protein, with the translated sequence MSETEAKIKVSGVTRKYSIRRNTEEEKKEFTALQDVDLNVRPGEFLTIVGPSGCGKSTLLDLLAGLAVPTEGELFIDGKKITGPALDRGIVMQGYALFPWRTVRRNVEFGLEIKKVPKKDRKAISDRYLELVGLSGYGDRYPYELSGGMKQRVAIARALAYDPEVLLMDEPFAAVDAQTRETLQDELLQIWERTGKTIVFVTHSIDEAVALADRVVVMSPNPGRVREIVPVSLPRPRRVGDVQSTADFSWIRHRVWELLQGETATVKPAPQQAPVQAPLELAEQLSSSAAL
- the nifH gene encoding nitrogenase iron protein — encoded protein: MAKKIKQIAIYGKGGIGKSTTTSNISAALSVAGYKVMQFGCDPKSDSTNTLRGGEYIPTVLDTLRDKQIVRAHDVIFEGFNGIYCVEAGGPAPGVGCAGRGIITSVSLLKQQKVFEELDLDYVIYDVLGDVVCGGFAVPVREGIAEHVFTVTSADFMAIYAANNLFKGIHKYSTEGGALLGGVIANSINAPYAKDIVDDFVARTHTQVMEYVPRSVSVTQAELQGKTTIEADPDSNQAKVYKSLAQKIINHTESKVPAPMETSELRQWAAEWGKQLVALESGLIAPAAAGNL
- the cysK gene encoding cysteine synthase A, with amino-acid sequence MARAHVVNSITDLIGNTPVVRLQRMARKNVAEVLVKLESFNPSGSVKDRAAYNMILRAEQTGKLRPGSTIIEPTSGNTGIGIAMNAAARGYSAIIVMTDNMTNERVSILKAYGAKVVLTPVAEGMKGAIARAIRLNEEIPGSLMLHQFENSANPDSHRTTTALEIAEQTEGRLDAFVACAGTGGTITGVGETLRRLIPGISIYVVEPKGSPVLSGGKAGPNKLVGTGPGFIPTVLNTSVYDEIVQVSDDDALVAMRDLARREGLLVGPSSGAAVWAGLQVADRLGPGKRVLCMAPDTGERYLSMDVF
- a CDS encoding ABC transporter permease, whose protein sequence is MPEIDNEILLRTYPINRIHPKPKGKKVPVLPILKAAVEKSAVMLFILSAWEALPRLGLVDPFLLPPFSDAVVSLLRLFQSGEMFRHIAKSLERSGLGFLAAVAFSIPVGTFMGWNKRIDRIADPLLQVCRNTSTLALYPVFILFFGLGETSKIAIILWGTVWPILLNTISGVREADPLLIKSARSMGISRIGLFTKVVWPMAMPSILTGLRLSASTAILMLVAAEMLGADRGLGFMIFYYQERYAIPEMFGGIIFIAVLGVLINFLLVRLERRMTRWKERIVKG
- a CDS encoding ABC transporter substrate-binding protein, which gives rise to MGNKRMRIKPARPIMLRALLLLAAASTLLAGCGKDAGTAEAGSSVKGPDIIRLPTPTNLTGISIYYVAEELGYVKEAGLQFDYVGAVESGQLVASVVAGKIDVGGAHINRTIAGISAGAKIKAVVAQTETTEEIPHMSFVTTKDSPIKSAADIVGKKVGIPAFGGCNEYTPYAYLLKNGIADPKGKFEIVTAPEIKLEQALLQGEVDLIGLHENPSTIIKRGNLKVVFTDYDIWKSIGGATPLYFSNKFIKEKPDVVRRFVDVISKTNDFVNANPEKAIEITAKRGDMDPAKIRANHYAAHGEINPESVEVWIDLLSQFNEIKKDVKPEDIFTNEFNDTLK
- a CDS encoding ABC transporter permease, translated to MRKKAWVRLRSAPERWAAIIAVCVAWEAVSRSGLVKDFILPPFTRVIYKLVQLLVTGQMWPDIGASMQRAASGFAISVLIAIPLGFLMAWSTRIERVLDPVMQFMRNTPTLALYPFFILVFGLGELSKVAIIFWGAVWPVLMNTVEGVNRTDTLLVKSGRSMGASPLTLFFRIILPSALPSIFTGIRLSASRSIIILVAAEMLGADKGLGFLIFSSEQNYKVEQMYAGIIVLILLGMLVNFLLVRWEKHITRWKQDITGS
- a CDS encoding 2-hydroxyacyl-CoA dehydratase; protein product: MLIQEVVDVRLLDKITGGSVIGIDIGSRTGKAVLLSRGQVYTSSVYTGINMQETADELLEDLLDQSALKRSDIDYIVGTGYGRIALQYSDISSQIVTEISCHAMGAHYLNADVRTIVDIGGQDSKAIRVDPLTGGVVEFVMNDKCAAGTGRFLEKVAEILELTIDELGQEAVKSGSPSEISSQCVVFAESEVISLRAKGETRQDIAAGIHFASAKRVRNLLKRVGIEPGLIFSGGVSNNIGMRKALEDLSGHPLIEAKIDTIFAGALGAAIHALNYSKAAITSTQEAEDVFRLDLTGLENRIAERQDQLIVNAEDRKKVGYLCSYTPLEMISAAGVSHIRLFKAGDTHTVASGEQITQSVFCDFTKSILGAFKEKDPLYTSLDKIYTFYTCDCIKTVGEAIGEFFTPADIYTLPRIKDKPSSRDFYSSQILSFKADLEQLSGNIITDGELRLQIRQYNEVRKLLTQISELRKRPNPPLSGKDYLDLVKAFYYLPAEELLPLYQGIYDKLAAVPVREDRTIRLFMAGGIIADGDRKLLELIEDELGARIVAEDHCTGLKIASGYIDEEGDPYRALAEGYIDQTPCARMKPLQERVEISGGLATEYQADGVLYAYLKFCPCYGQIKNEFFRHYQQLGIPVLELPIDYSKSDQGQLKTRLEAFIEVLRERKGLTAVGTA